From Domibacillus sp. DTU_2020_1001157_1_SI_ALB_TIR_016, a single genomic window includes:
- a CDS encoding PTS galactitol transporter subunit IIC: MIKDVVDFVLDLGPSIMLPIIMLAFGLILKQGFNKSFRAALTIGIGFVGINLVIGLLMEALGPATQAMVKSLGLSLDILDVGWPIGAAISFGTPVAPLMIPLILILNVIMLSLNWTKTLNVDIWNFWHLIFAASIAYYAYDNMLLAIVVGLVVSAITLKLADWTAPTIEHHFGLKGVSMAHSETVNFAPLMYASNRVIDKIPGLNKLHADPETLKKRFGIFGEPLVMGLVLGMLIGLLGGYDAKGVLTLGVQMSAVLILMPRMVALLMEGLIPISEGARDYINRKFPGKNVYIGLDTAIVIGHPANMAVALLMVPITILLAVILPYNNMLPFADLSVLPFTVVWAVAAARGNIIRGLINSIFTLMIVFFLATNLADLATTMGRAVGFAFPEGATLISGIDLGSHVLPWIILRLLDPSNPYFFAAIGAAVVYASLWYWVRNDIRKQYAKEMGLDAQPENGADKKLENIN; the protein is encoded by the coding sequence ATGATTAAAGATGTTGTGGATTTTGTATTAGATTTAGGGCCATCCATTATGCTTCCCATTATTATGCTTGCGTTTGGACTTATTTTAAAACAGGGATTTAATAAGTCGTTCCGAGCGGCTTTAACCATCGGTATCGGCTTCGTCGGAATTAATCTTGTGATTGGTCTGCTTATGGAAGCGCTCGGGCCTGCCACACAAGCCATGGTCAAATCATTAGGGCTCAGCCTAGACATCCTGGATGTCGGCTGGCCGATCGGCGCGGCTATTTCATTCGGTACACCGGTGGCCCCGCTTATGATTCCGCTTATTCTCATATTGAATGTAATTATGCTTTCGTTAAACTGGACGAAAACATTGAATGTCGATATTTGGAATTTCTGGCACCTTATTTTCGCCGCTTCTATTGCGTACTATGCGTACGACAATATGCTGCTCGCTATTGTAGTCGGCCTGGTTGTTTCCGCGATTACCTTGAAACTGGCGGACTGGACGGCTCCGACAATCGAGCATCACTTCGGGTTGAAGGGTGTATCGATGGCCCATTCCGAAACCGTTAACTTTGCACCACTCATGTATGCATCTAACCGAGTCATTGACAAAATACCTGGACTGAATAAGCTGCATGCCGATCCTGAAACCTTGAAAAAACGCTTTGGTATTTTCGGCGAACCGCTTGTTATGGGGCTTGTGCTGGGGATGTTAATTGGCCTTCTTGGCGGATATGACGCGAAAGGCGTTCTGACGCTGGGCGTGCAAATGTCAGCTGTCCTCATTTTAATGCCGCGAATGGTTGCCCTGCTGATGGAAGGGCTTATCCCGATCTCGGAAGGCGCGCGCGATTATATTAACCGGAAATTTCCCGGGAAAAACGTGTACATTGGGCTTGATACAGCCATCGTCATCGGGCACCCGGCTAATATGGCTGTAGCGCTTTTAATGGTTCCGATCACAATCCTGCTGGCAGTGATTCTGCCTTACAACAACATGCTTCCATTTGCTGATTTATCCGTGCTTCCATTTACCGTTGTCTGGGCAGTTGCTGCTGCTAGAGGCAATATTATTCGCGGATTAATTAACAGTATCTTTACGCTGATGATTGTGTTCTTTTTGGCAACAAACCTGGCAGATCTTGCAACGACGATGGGACGTGCAGTCGGCTTTGCTTTCCCTGAAGGGGCCACATTAATTTCGGGGATTGACCTTGGATCACACGTTCTTCCATGGATTATCCTTCGCCTGCTTGATCCGTCTAATCCTTATTTCTTTGCCGCAATCGGCGCAGCCGTTGTGTACGCCTCGCTTTGGTACTGGGTACGCAACGATATCCGCAAGCAGTACGCCAAGGAAATGGGCCTTGATGCACAGCCCGAAAATGGAGCAGATAAAAAACTTGAAAACATTAATTAA
- a CDS encoding PTS sugar transporter subunit IIA → MDSHITLTKQLIELQANHRSSSAVIEHLFEKLHTHQYVKESFLEAVLKREEIYPTGLPLSKMGVAIPHTDSEHVLKPAIAVSVLQNPVVFNMMGSPDTQISVDIVLMLAISDPKKQLAMLQRLMNVFQDEQAMEAIKNAEAEEKIVELLNNKLQLIEIK, encoded by the coding sequence ATGGACAGTCACATTACCTTAACGAAACAGCTGATTGAACTTCAAGCAAATCACCGCTCAAGCTCAGCTGTTATTGAGCACTTGTTTGAAAAACTGCATACACACCAGTATGTAAAGGAATCTTTTTTAGAAGCCGTGTTGAAGAGGGAGGAAATCTACCCGACCGGATTGCCGCTTTCAAAAATGGGTGTGGCCATTCCGCACACGGACTCAGAGCATGTGTTAAAGCCGGCTATCGCGGTCAGTGTCCTGCAAAACCCGGTTGTATTCAATATGATGGGCAGCCCGGACACACAAATTAGTGTCGATATTGTACTGATGCTGGCAATCTCTGATCCGAAAAAGCAGCTGGCCATGCTGCAGCGGCTGATGAATGTTTTTCAGGATGAACAAGCGATGGAAGCCATTAAAAATGCCGAGGCAGAAGAAAAAATTGTCGAGCTGCTGAATAATAAATTGCAGCTTATCGAAATAAAGTAA
- a CDS encoding PTS glucitol/sorbitol transporter subunit IIA: MSVLGGVKMKTIYQSTVTELGADVEMFAEEKMLIIFNESAPKDLRDIAVVHSIAPLEGVIEAGDILTFGDQAYKVTFVGDKVNETVAELGHCTITFNGADHADLPGTLCVEDKDMPVISVSTTITFQKPEGA; encoded by the coding sequence TTGAGTGTACTTGGAGGCGTAAAAATGAAAACGATTTATCAGTCAACTGTTACAGAGCTTGGTGCAGACGTGGAGATGTTTGCGGAAGAAAAAATGCTGATTATTTTCAATGAAAGCGCACCGAAAGACCTGCGTGACATCGCGGTTGTGCACAGCATTGCGCCGCTTGAAGGTGTGATTGAAGCGGGCGATATTCTGACTTTTGGCGATCAGGCGTACAAGGTGACGTTTGTAGGAGACAAAGTAAACGAAACGGTTGCAGAGCTTGGCCACTGCACAATTACGTTTAACGGAGCGGATCATGCAGACCTGCCAGGAACGCTTTGTGTAGAGGATAAAGACATGCCGGTCATCTCGGTATCAACAACGATTACATTTCAAAAGCCTGAGGGGGCCTAA
- a CDS encoding PTS glucitol/sorbitol transporter subunit IIB, translating to MSENQAVNPQYKAVKITKGSNGWGGPLVIQPDEQKKYVVSVTGGGIHPVAQRIADLTGAQAVDGFKTSIEKDEMACVLIDCGGTARCGVYPKMGVLTINLTPTSPSGPLMKFIKEDNFVSGVREPDIQPAGGEAAPSVTAAAHPKNAQQLKAEAREKVAQMKTSSGEPRKQNIIEKLGRSMGGVIGVLYQAARETIEQVLKNIIPFMALVSTLIGIILYTGIGDVIANFVSPLAGNIFGLLVLSVICAVPILSPLLGPGAVIAQVVGVLVGVEIGKGNIPPSLALPALFAINPQVGADFVPVGLTLGEAKPETVEVGVPAVLMSRLITGPLAVVIAYFFSFGLYE from the coding sequence ATGTCTGAAAATCAAGCAGTAAATCCACAGTATAAAGCAGTCAAAATTACCAAAGGCAGCAACGGATGGGGAGGGCCGCTTGTCATCCAGCCGGATGAGCAGAAAAAGTATGTCGTATCCGTTACTGGCGGAGGCATTCACCCGGTTGCCCAGCGCATTGCAGATTTAACCGGTGCACAGGCCGTCGACGGCTTTAAAACATCGATTGAAAAAGACGAAATGGCCTGCGTTTTAATTGACTGCGGCGGTACAGCACGCTGCGGTGTGTATCCGAAAATGGGTGTGCTGACGATCAACCTGACGCCCACATCTCCATCCGGGCCATTAATGAAGTTTATTAAGGAAGACAATTTTGTTTCCGGTGTAAGAGAGCCGGACATTCAGCCGGCAGGCGGAGAAGCAGCACCGTCCGTTACTGCGGCAGCACATCCGAAAAATGCCCAGCAGCTGAAAGCAGAAGCGCGCGAAAAAGTCGCACAGATGAAAACCAGCAGCGGTGAACCGCGCAAGCAGAACATCATTGAAAAGCTGGGCCGTTCGATGGGCGGCGTGATCGGGGTGCTGTACCAGGCAGCACGGGAAACGATTGAGCAGGTATTGAAAAACATCATCCCATTTATGGCGCTTGTCAGCACCTTGATCGGGATTATTCTGTACACAGGTATCGGTGATGTTATTGCCAACTTTGTATCGCCGCTTGCCGGTAATATCTTCGGGCTTCTCGTTCTGTCGGTGATTTGTGCCGTACCGATCCTGTCACCGCTGCTCGGGCCGGGTGCCGTGATTGCCCAGGTCGTTGGTGTACTCGTCGGGGTGGAGATCGGCAAAGGGAATATCCCGCCAAGCCTCGCTCTTCCGGCCCTGTTTGCGATTAACCCGCAGGTAGGCGCAGATTTTGTGCCAGTAGGATTAACACTTGGGGAAGCAAAACCGGAAACAGTAGAAGTTGGGGTGCCGGCTGTTTTAATGTCACGTTTAATTACAGGGCCGCTTGCGGTCGTGATTGCATACTTCTTTAGCTTTGGCTTATACGAATAA
- a CDS encoding ZIP family metal transporter: METFSSLHPALQALAGGMISWGMTALGAAVVFFFRNIKESIMKMMLGFAAGVMIAASFWSLLAPAIEFSEKSGQIAWLPPVIGFLLGGVFIRLLDVVVPHVHIGREKGEGPSTQLKKTTLLFLAITLHNIPEGLAIGVAFGAASLNMDGATIAAALALAFGIGIQNMPEGAAVSVPLRGEGMSRMKAFNYGQASALVEPISAVIGAAAVLFIQPILPYALAFAAGAMIFVVVEELIPEAESSRNTDLATMGVMVGFALMMVLDVALG; encoded by the coding sequence ATGGAAACATTCAGCAGCCTGCACCCCGCGCTGCAGGCGTTAGCCGGCGGCATGATCAGCTGGGGAATGACAGCGCTTGGTGCAGCGGTCGTGTTTTTCTTTCGTAATATTAAAGAATCCATCATGAAAATGATGTTAGGATTTGCAGCGGGTGTGATGATTGCCGCTTCTTTTTGGTCGCTGCTGGCACCAGCCATTGAATTCAGCGAAAAAAGCGGACAGATTGCCTGGCTGCCGCCAGTAATCGGCTTTCTGCTGGGCGGCGTTTTTATTCGTCTGCTTGATGTCGTTGTGCCGCATGTGCATATCGGGCGGGAAAAAGGAGAAGGCCCGTCTACACAATTGAAAAAAACGACGCTCTTATTTTTAGCGATTACGCTTCATAATATTCCAGAAGGGCTTGCCATTGGTGTGGCATTTGGAGCGGCTTCGCTGAATATGGATGGAGCCACTATAGCGGCTGCTCTGGCGCTTGCTTTTGGAATCGGCATTCAGAATATGCCAGAAGGAGCGGCGGTATCAGTACCGCTTCGCGGAGAAGGAATGTCACGGATGAAAGCATTTAACTACGGACAGGCTTCGGCGCTCGTTGAGCCGATTTCAGCTGTGATTGGAGCGGCGGCGGTCCTGTTTATTCAGCCTATTTTGCCCTACGCCCTTGCTTTTGCTGCAGGAGCCATGATTTTTGTCGTGGTCGAAGAGCTGATTCCGGAAGCAGAATCCTCGCGCAACACAGACCTTGCCACAATGGGTGTTATGGTCGGCTTTGCCCTGATGATGGTGCTCGATGTCGCGCTCGGATAA
- a CDS encoding zinc-dependent dehydrogenase produces MKASVFYDKQTIQYEQRAIPEIGPGEVLLKMEVCGLCGTDIHKVLDESVPESSILGHEVSGTIVQTGQGVSNFKEGDRVFVAHHVPCFTCHYCQRKMYTLCRQFKETNLDPGGFSEYIRVPELHVKHTVGKLPDSVTFEEGALVEPVACCLHGFESIQVKPGDSLLILGAGQIGCLQVQIARHLLAGQIIVSDINPYRLEQSLQFGADRAVNSKEEDLLDTVMRLTNGNGADHVIISAGIGSLLPQAMECVRRGGTILVFAPFKKEFVQIPAERFFNDEIKIIGSYSSNPYNYESALRMIQQGIIQADKMVTHRFPLSQLHEAIRCAHDPNEKVLKVLITPS; encoded by the coding sequence ATGAAGGCATCCGTTTTCTATGATAAACAAACCATTCAATACGAACAGCGGGCCATTCCGGAAATAGGACCTGGAGAAGTGCTGTTAAAAATGGAAGTGTGCGGACTGTGCGGCACGGATATTCACAAGGTGCTTGACGAATCCGTACCAGAATCAAGCATTCTCGGCCATGAAGTATCCGGTACGATTGTCCAAACAGGACAAGGGGTTTCGAATTTTAAAGAAGGAGACAGGGTATTCGTGGCCCATCATGTACCTTGTTTTACATGCCATTACTGCCAGCGGAAAATGTATACCCTGTGCAGGCAGTTTAAAGAAACCAACCTGGATCCAGGAGGCTTCTCCGAATACATTCGTGTACCAGAGCTTCACGTTAAGCACACGGTGGGAAAACTGCCAGACAGCGTCACCTTTGAAGAAGGAGCACTTGTCGAACCCGTGGCCTGCTGCCTGCACGGATTTGAATCAATTCAAGTCAAGCCGGGAGACTCGCTTCTTATTTTAGGGGCCGGCCAAATTGGCTGTCTGCAGGTTCAAATTGCCCGTCATCTTTTAGCCGGACAAATCATTGTCAGTGATATTAATCCCTATCGGCTTGAACAGTCTCTTCAGTTTGGTGCAGATCGTGCGGTTAACAGTAAAGAGGAAGATCTGCTGGATACGGTGATGCGTTTGACGAACGGAAACGGAGCAGACCACGTAATTATCTCTGCAGGGATAGGCAGCCTGCTTCCTCAAGCAATGGAATGCGTGCGAAGAGGCGGCACGATTCTTGTTTTTGCTCCGTTTAAAAAGGAGTTCGTACAGATACCAGCTGAACGATTTTTTAATGATGAAATTAAAATAATCGGCTCTTATTCATCCAACCCTTATAACTATGAAAGTGCACTTCGAATGATTCAACAAGGGATCATTCAAGCAGATAAAATGGTGACCCATCGTTTTCCGCTTTCACAGCTGCATGAAGCGATTCGCTGTGCACACGATCCGAATGAAAAAGTGCTCAAGGTACTCATTACCCCTTCATAA
- a CDS encoding PTS sugar transporter subunit IIB, whose translation MAKKILVSCGTAVATSTVVAKKVEETLKNKGYDVVVEQCKASEVPYKAAGADVIVTTTPISDAGSTPVIQTISFLTGVGIDADIEKIIQYLG comes from the coding sequence ATGGCAAAAAAAATATTGGTTTCATGCGGAACAGCAGTCGCTACGTCAACGGTTGTCGCTAAAAAAGTAGAAGAGACATTGAAAAACAAAGGGTATGACGTCGTTGTCGAGCAATGTAAAGCATCAGAGGTTCCTTATAAAGCAGCAGGTGCCGATGTGATTGTCACGACTACACCAATCAGCGATGCGGGAAGCACGCCTGTTATTCAAACCATTTCTTTTCTAACAGGTGTTGGAATCGACGCAGATATCGAAAAAATTATTCAGTACTTGGGATAA
- a CDS encoding transcriptional regulator GutM: protein MWGYLLAGFVVLWLLQIYLTMRQMKHYRMTIQHMSRRESGYLGVGVEKKKLGSGTVLILVTNEQGIVEECRVMSGVTVFAKFKKCKRFIGQHISVLHDEQWEKSLEMATDKIKQQMNTAVTV from the coding sequence ATGTGGGGTTATCTTCTTGCGGGGTTTGTCGTTTTATGGCTGCTTCAAATTTATTTGACCATGCGTCAGATGAAGCATTATCGAATGACGATTCAACATATGAGCAGAAGAGAAAGCGGTTACTTAGGTGTTGGTGTTGAGAAAAAGAAACTTGGTTCCGGTACCGTGCTGATTCTTGTTACAAATGAACAAGGGATTGTTGAAGAATGCCGGGTAATGAGCGGTGTCACGGTTTTTGCTAAATTTAAAAAATGTAAGCGGTTTATAGGTCAGCATATTTCCGTACTGCATGATGAACAATGGGAAAAGTCGCTCGAAATGGCCACTGATAAAATTAAACAGCAAATGAATACGGCTGTAACCGTTTAA
- a CDS encoding SDR family NAD(P)-dependent oxidoreductase, protein MDNVLIIGGAAGIGHQIALDFAEKGCCTAVADIDQSALTDMTQQNQIHGFKADVSSWESVSEMIEQVIDKIGSIDTLVFSAGITKKGKLEETNWALWQKTMAVNLHGLFFSIKAAAPHMIGRKKGKIVIIGSGSAITGSGGGIQYYASKGGAFGLMRSLVKELGEHQININVIAPRVIESQMLDSLYPTDELKQTVRNKIPIGRLGRPSDISELVQYLSSAQADYIHGQIFLLDGGRTYQGN, encoded by the coding sequence TTGGATAATGTACTCATCATTGGAGGTGCTGCAGGCATTGGACACCAGATTGCTTTAGACTTTGCCGAAAAAGGATGCTGTACAGCTGTGGCGGATATTGACCAGTCAGCTCTAACAGACATGACCCAGCAAAATCAAATACATGGATTTAAAGCAGATGTCAGCTCATGGGAAAGCGTCTCGGAAATGATCGAACAAGTTATCGATAAGATAGGAAGCATTGATACGCTTGTGTTTTCGGCAGGCATAACGAAAAAAGGGAAGCTGGAAGAAACAAACTGGGCTTTATGGCAAAAAACAATGGCGGTTAACTTACATGGTCTGTTTTTCAGCATCAAAGCCGCCGCACCGCACATGATAGGCAGAAAAAAAGGAAAAATCGTTATTATCGGCTCTGGCTCTGCTATTACAGGATCGGGAGGAGGCATTCAATATTACGCCTCAAAAGGCGGTGCATTTGGACTTATGAGATCACTTGTGAAAGAGCTTGGAGAACACCAAATTAATATTAATGTGATCGCCCCGAGAGTCATTGAATCACAAATGCTTGATTCACTTTATCCAACGGACGAGCTAAAACAAACGGTCAGAAATAAAATCCCGATCGGAAGACTGGGCAGGCCGTCCGATATTTCTGAACTGGTGCAGTATCTTAGTTCAGCTCAAGCGGATTATATTCATGGCCAAATCTTTCTTCTTGATGGCGGAAGAACGTATCAAGGAAACTAA
- a CDS encoding PTS glucitol/sorbitol transporter subunit IIC, whose product MDFLVKFAEGFIGMFEKGGETFMGMFTGIIPTLICLILAVNALIKIIGEERIDRFARKTTKNIILRYTLFPLLAVFFLTNPMAYTFGKFLPERQKPAFYDSAVSLVHPITGLFPHANAAELFVYMGIAQGITTLGLSTGPLAIRFFLVGMIVILIRGILTERITIAMMKRQGISITD is encoded by the coding sequence ATGGACTTTTTGGTAAAATTTGCAGAAGGATTTATCGGGATGTTCGAAAAAGGTGGAGAAACCTTTATGGGCATGTTTACCGGTATCATTCCGACACTCATTTGTTTGATTCTTGCTGTAAACGCTTTAATTAAAATTATCGGGGAAGAACGGATTGACCGCTTCGCCCGTAAAACAACGAAAAATATTATTTTACGCTATACGCTGTTTCCACTCCTAGCTGTCTTCTTTTTAACAAACCCGATGGCTTATACATTCGGGAAGTTCCTGCCAGAGCGTCAGAAACCAGCTTTCTATGATTCAGCTGTTTCACTCGTCCATCCGATCACAGGGTTGTTCCCGCACGCCAATGCGGCAGAGCTGTTCGTGTACATGGGAATTGCCCAGGGAATTACGACGCTTGGCCTTTCAACGGGACCACTAGCGATCCGGTTTTTCCTTGTCGGCATGATTGTCATTTTAATCCGCGGGATTTTAACAGAACGTATTACCATTGCGATGATGAAACGCCAGGGTATTTCCATAACGGACTAA
- a CDS encoding cation diffusion facilitator family transporter, translated as METAYEDLKKGERGAWISIAAYLFLSAVKLTVGWIGNSEALKADGLNNSTDIIASVAILIGLRIARRPPDENHRYGHFRAETVASLLAAFIMASVAIQVLLTAGQSLFQANHEAPDMFTAWTALGAALVMYGVYLYNRRLAQKINSQSILAAAHDNRSDALVSVGAFVGIIGSRLGLGWLDTLTAFVVGLIILKTAWDIFSDASLALTDAFDLDELKGMQKTVEKVPGVRGVPSIKARSHGNITLVDVVLLVDPGLNVIESHDITEYVEEALLQEHGIRLTHIHIEPDGHK; from the coding sequence GTGGAAACAGCATATGAAGATTTAAAAAAAGGGGAACGCGGTGCATGGATCAGCATCGCAGCCTACTTATTCCTTTCCGCAGTAAAGCTGACCGTCGGCTGGATCGGCAATTCCGAAGCGCTGAAAGCAGATGGTTTAAATAACTCAACAGATATTATCGCTTCCGTCGCTATTTTGATCGGTCTGCGCATCGCCCGTAGACCGCCGGATGAAAATCACCGGTACGGCCACTTTCGCGCAGAAACGGTTGCTTCTCTTTTAGCCGCTTTTATTATGGCATCCGTTGCCATTCAAGTTTTGCTTACAGCCGGACAATCCCTGTTTCAAGCGAATCATGAAGCACCTGATATGTTCACCGCCTGGACAGCTCTGGGTGCTGCACTGGTCATGTATGGCGTTTACCTCTACAACAGGCGGCTTGCCCAAAAAATTAACAGCCAATCCATTTTGGCGGCTGCCCATGATAACCGTTCAGATGCTCTGGTCAGCGTAGGAGCCTTTGTCGGGATTATCGGATCGCGCCTGGGCCTTGGCTGGCTTGATACGCTCACTGCTTTTGTGGTCGGCCTTATTATTTTAAAAACCGCCTGGGATATTTTTTCTGACGCATCTCTTGCCCTGACGGATGCATTTGACCTTGATGAATTAAAAGGGATGCAGAAAACTGTTGAAAAAGTACCGGGTGTCCGCGGTGTGCCGAGCATTAAAGCCCGCTCGCACGGAAACATTACGCTTGTAGACGTTGTTCTTCTTGTAGACCCGGGTTTAAACGTAATCGAAAGCCATGATATTACCGAGTATGTAGAGGAAGCCCTGCTGCAGGAGCATGGCATCCGCTTGACCCATATTCATATCGAACCAGACGGACACAAATAA
- a CDS encoding SDR family oxidoreductase: MNITLQEKTVLLIGGISPINQALCEALAEAGAKVWHQVFQEKETVMSPSSKVIAADVRQPSKVKKLAECILEKDKKIDILIHSFPAPPARSFLETDPEEWLSLFQYHVDVPFLMCREIMPHMAKAHGGIVINISSSAAVTGEGGPPFAAASSTLQSMTRGLAREYKEQNVRVSGIAPALLAKEEKENEQVISSTVAMTLLLCSDYGGYISGESILIDGGKSVG, encoded by the coding sequence ATGAATATTACATTGCAGGAAAAAACGGTACTGCTGATTGGAGGAATCAGCCCAATCAATCAAGCACTTTGTGAAGCACTCGCTGAAGCAGGTGCAAAAGTGTGGCATCAAGTGTTTCAAGAAAAAGAAACCGTGATGAGCCCCTCCAGCAAAGTGATTGCAGCGGATGTCCGGCAGCCGAGCAAAGTGAAAAAACTGGCAGAATGTATTTTGGAAAAAGATAAAAAGATTGATATTTTAATTCATTCTTTTCCAGCCCCTCCAGCCCGGTCTTTTTTGGAGACGGATCCAGAAGAATGGCTGTCTTTGTTCCAATACCATGTGGATGTGCCTTTTCTGATGTGCCGGGAAATCATGCCGCACATGGCAAAAGCACACGGCGGCATTGTAATCAATATTTCATCATCCGCAGCAGTGACAGGTGAAGGGGGTCCTCCTTTTGCCGCGGCAAGCAGCACATTACAATCGATGACGCGCGGCCTGGCCCGTGAGTATAAGGAGCAAAACGTACGTGTCAGCGGCATAGCACCTGCTCTGTTGGCAAAGGAAGAAAAAGAAAATGAGCAGGTCATTTCTTCAACCGTTGCCATGACGCTGCTGCTTTGTTCAGACTATGGAGGCTATATAAGCGGCGAATCGATTCTCATTGATGGAGGGAAAAGTGTTGGATAA
- a CDS encoding bh protein: protein MKISEMEAGLYCTRCHDETIHRVVYVNNKIQSIECEECHRLTGMKIDAKKELYKEMYDRISTKPSRMTQEYKQDLSKFVSGMPLRVISKPYRLIKYVNETRKVLKQSKHS, encoded by the coding sequence GTGAAAATTTCCGAAATGGAAGCCGGCCTTTATTGCACGCGTTGTCATGATGAAACCATTCATCGGGTTGTGTATGTGAACAATAAAATTCAAAGCATTGAATGTGAGGAGTGCCATCGGCTGACTGGCATGAAAATCGATGCAAAAAAAGAATTATATAAAGAAATGTACGACCGTATTTCAACAAAGCCTTCACGAATGACACAGGAATATAAGCAGGACTTAAGCAAGTTTGTTTCCGGTATGCCGCTGCGGGTGATCAGCAAGCCATACAGACTCATCAAATATGTGAACGAAACGAGAAAAGTACTCAAACAGTCTAAACATTCTTAA
- a CDS encoding NAD(P)H-dependent oxidoreductase, with the protein MLGLNRKLMQLEKEGKEIKVGLIGCGQMGRGMISQIESMKGMRVAATADLKTDIIQNAYMTAGVEPQHIVTTTEIETAEKALRENKVVATTDVSMVIALPGIDVIVDATGIPNLGAEIAWKTIMNKKHIVMLNVEADITVGPLLHQMAEASSVVYTGSAGDEPGCIMELYDFADALGFDIVALGKGKNNPLNYEANPDSAAAEAKEKGSSPKMLASFQDGTKTMVEMNAVANATGFLPDKPGMHGPEGTVKELPDIFRLQEEGGILKSKKIVDYVNGVAPGVFAIISSEKEEVNHEMQYLKMGPGPNYILFRPYHLTSLETPLSVARAYLNQSATIAPWHGLQAETVATAKKDLQPGDRLDGIGGFTVYGTLYSQEESKAANAFPIGLVDPNVVLKRAVKKGDILTYDDIEQERESTIWKLRSLQAQSF; encoded by the coding sequence ATGTTGGGACTTAACCGAAAACTGATGCAGCTTGAGAAAGAAGGAAAGGAAATTAAAGTCGGCTTGATTGGCTGCGGCCAAATGGGACGCGGCATGATTTCGCAAATTGAAAGCATGAAGGGCATGCGTGTAGCCGCGACAGCCGACTTGAAAACAGATATTATTCAAAATGCGTACATGACAGCCGGTGTGGAGCCGCAGCATATCGTTACCACAACAGAAATCGAAACAGCAGAAAAAGCATTAAGAGAAAACAAAGTGGTGGCCACTACCGATGTGTCTATGGTGATCGCGCTGCCGGGCATTGATGTTATTGTAGATGCAACAGGCATCCCAAACCTTGGTGCTGAAATTGCCTGGAAAACGATTATGAACAAAAAGCATATTGTTATGCTGAATGTAGAAGCGGATATTACAGTCGGTCCATTGCTTCATCAAATGGCAGAAGCAAGCAGCGTTGTTTATACAGGATCTGCTGGTGATGAGCCAGGCTGTATTATGGAGCTGTATGACTTTGCCGATGCGCTTGGCTTTGACATCGTCGCTCTTGGGAAAGGAAAAAACAACCCATTAAACTATGAAGCAAATCCGGATTCAGCGGCAGCAGAAGCAAAAGAAAAAGGCTCAAGCCCGAAAATGCTCGCTTCCTTCCAGGATGGAACGAAAACAATGGTTGAAATGAACGCGGTCGCAAATGCAACAGGATTTTTACCGGATAAACCGGGCATGCATGGCCCGGAAGGCACGGTGAAAGAGCTGCCGGATATTTTCCGCCTGCAGGAAGAAGGAGGCATTTTAAAAAGCAAAAAGATTGTCGACTATGTAAATGGCGTTGCGCCGGGCGTCTTTGCCATCATTTCTTCCGAAAAAGAAGAAGTAAACCATGAAATGCAGTACTTAAAAATGGGCCCGGGACCAAATTATATTCTGTTCCGCCCTTACCACTTAACGAGCTTAGAAACGCCGCTTTCAGTGGCTCGGGCCTATTTAAACCAGTCAGCCACCATCGCACCTTGGCATGGCCTGCAGGCAGAAACCGTCGCAACAGCGAAAAAAGATCTGCAGCCAGGTGACCGCCTTGACGGCATCGGCGGATTTACAGTATACGGCACGCTGTACAGCCAGGAAGAATCCAAAGCCGCCAATGCTTTCCCAATCGGACTTGTAGATCCGAATGTGGTCTTAAAACGTGCAGTGAAAAAAGGCGACATTTTAACGTATGATGATATCGAACAGGAGCGGGAGTCAACGATTTGGAAGCTGCGCTCTCTTCAAGCACAGAGCTTTTAA